From Anticarsia gemmatalis isolate Benzon Research Colony breed Stoneville strain chromosome 27, ilAntGemm2 primary, whole genome shotgun sequence, one genomic window encodes:
- the LOC142984354 gene encoding uncharacterized protein LOC142984354, whose product MNNNAARLVRNRWAKSVNNNDILNLNAIRNMTFAKKKPLLTTRYPSRYPPGYPNRYPNPEPFMQMQEFPDYRLGQSRQFYVDRSGEFVIKFGDYVIADSGGDKYTSTEKQKDLVYDMFTYYPSQPAVPYSPTPSPSPSPAFKIMKKIRPPIENLNVKPKNQYKYKYHEYKPTGKTDFSNYDDLLLPDHATDYLGLSPGIPNGSIEPSWSLKPQTPVGAHGPSWSQPTQAEDKTRPGALPSTKPQPQLFDLSQFMDLGSVAKKLSYGDLVMGPLYTLPGAKGNKYPWRTTRAMYPWQTRSVSSVPFSPRPEFVILPARVGSEKVNETQMYVDNFGQQMDDQVYYEGDPLNNFIYEGIQKKKKSQYSTPLPLKTTDHYKHNIIKKRDAPLNTYTAKDVAALEVIVDLMKNTVSYEDKISTYWSGSGVFGKPTKGVPLHPDGTNSIQVHIEIPYDTQFGKKRSPLEPLRVRKVFSAKMSTPVDLEYQVHSFESSGEVPVTDASAIDSLSPGMYLLVDKPKDGYALKPVTAKLDLSNVKPRQLANSSSNGETTRPDDMKSIAKVTLSKNFIAAVNKQLIEMYDNITRSRNSNIRQARSNKDEDAEKKGYRYKKIIDWDAIKRYFGDNDRVCNCKCKPNKTMCRACAASDAVIEELVFEFENLGQYMKDHCTEIQTFFSMNPSGGLKLRDAVHKIDRSLQDYSKRVRGKCQGRTCKTLGTCIDKRQVTKTLKVVKETVVTQLMSDLLAVADDLNKTLAMKACINKKLKHGGDKMMRAFNGCISRRIFQKRCATKKKKFVKNVYSLDSINVNIICNPTESYGQSMNSGLEILRTTDGIYDYTVDEKSDKKKKRKGLRNLFPKRNKKDKGATSLNKSTKSSKRSFKRETESQIEVPLISDTGGNFWVDYINRGKDEVRQARDMKPPDIVLTSSTPKSFYSVTGSVIESGTVTPSKNTNMNFWVDYITSTKKPRLAELSLEESTSDKFSITDAEKSVTASTFGNGDFVSYSEKSIREDPSFYKNTHKEYFESTTDFLTYNINQLLHLFGSLQESDINSLGNSTLLYKSEKHSTVKMRPADPNMTEVSNKDDVKTTIDVKPLTESKKTDVTETKTTMISEATKKLTKTNKQHDFDIPKSTDEMQKILDDKISHYHSNMFNITKENELTTANVKNKASTLKTEAEEAEKIAIISGSETSTSATRTSTPKATKRSTKPTTLKKTTTKPTTKTTTLKPRTTGKTTATTNKMTITIKPSKKGFFSKQLETTMKFLGLSKKPQKDSRDTEHVTNAMNIITLQDSTSCKNPTILIINEYDNNLNDEALSARNKNPDGYKNLLLSIIQYETNRLNDEWQRIAYGNEPANEEGYKRSIDLEGPRPTFPSIINKNLNESPLKSIKTKIMGLIPDIDIPEPKEDAEETKHQGFLKKFARKMGMKIVPCKKNDKAVKQSNISKFVDIKVKAKQNYYRDPEANELSRLRRTICDLQATFNRVTRLHKQLNGKSFESFVKNIPCFRRKRLKKSLFVHYRSGGMKWDWVRSKRSIGRAKLRSNGIGGIYCDVYETFVKGDDGIYRIVGRKKRNAARRAMDVKLRILPRLKTSENDRYVMVGDSVTLDCRPRHQRTAALRPRYSWKTDRKNMLDHDNVEVDEFTVTIKKAGARNSGRYTCQLDQVIQKDIRVNVVTLPAFDMVFLPTYRTKSECTYEDLKAIQHLGHTMSKEIGCGNVCSIRIDEPMCQLDRGTNHSVIKSTAVLSMIPQHVKCSVQCRRDLLSSLVRLAVANLPALARMRVVLNKDGVNETLRPCRDISRPMATHVLRKKDSSGHREYHKLSSRIQPGQIHMVTNCDAGFYLLPSQKICVSCPANTSSSVGDNTCTPCPTGTSSEPGATRCHGDYNRLRRYEVRMLHVYKKKLYRVSHNSTIIRDRMKGQVIPVLGWWWYPPCGYAMACVAVVCACSCCVALALMVHLLSRAADEGEELRAARATKPPEVVSRYVHAARRPLSPSRVILARFFRPSLTSSRATAVDSQETKFELWKERNIPPPLPPIDFDSNAS is encoded by the exons atgaacaataatgCAGCACGCTTGGTGAGAAACAGATGGGCTAAAAGTG TGAACAACAACGATATACTGAATCTAAACGCGATTCGTAACATGACATTTGCTAAGAAGAAACCATTACTAACTACTAGATACCCGTCTAGATATCCACCCGGATATCCGAATAGATATCCTAATCCAG AGCCCTTCATGCAAATGCAAGAGTTTCCCGACTACAGACTAGGACAGTCCAGACAATTCTACGTGGACCGCTCCGGAGAGTTTGTTATCAAGTTCGGAGACTACGTCATAGCAGACAGTGGAGGAGATAAGTACACG TCAACAGAAAAGCAGAAGGACCTGGTCTATGACATGTTCACGTACTACCCCTCCCAACCCGCGGTGCCATACAGCCCAACCCCCTCCCCCTCGCCCTCCCCCGCCTTCAAAATAATGAAGAAAATCAGACCTCCCATAGAAAACTTGAATGTAAAACCAAAAAACCAATACAAGTACAAATATCATGAATACAAGCCTACAGGAAAGACAGATTTCAGCAATTATGACGATTTACTGCTGCCTGACCATGCGACCGATTATCTCGGGCTCAGCCCTGGGATACCTAATGGGAGTATAGAGCCTAGTTGGAGTCTAAAACCTCAAACACCTGTAGGCGCTCATGGTCCAAGCTGGAGCCAGCCAACTCAAGCAGAAGACAAGACAAGACCTGGAGCGTTACCTTCAACAAAACCGCAACCGCAGCTGTTCGATTTGTCACAATTCATGGACCTTGGCTCCGTAGCTAAAAAGTTATCTTACGGTGATCTAGTCATGGGTCCCCTATACACCCTTCCCGGGGCTAAAGGTAACAAGTATCCGTGGCGTACGACGAGGGCAATGTACCCGTGGCAGACGAGAAGTGTCAGTTCGGTACCATTTAGTCCCAGACCTGAGTTTGTTATACTCCCGGCTCGTGTTGGTAGCGAGAAAGTTAATGAGACGCAAATGTATGTGGATAATTTTGGACAGCAGATGGATGATCAG GTTTACTACGAAGGCGACCCACTAAACAACTTCATATACGAAGgaatacaaaagaaaaagaaaagccAATACTCTACTCCCCTACCTCTAAAAACGACAGATCACTACAAACACAACATTATAAAGAAAAGAGACGCTCCATTAAACACTTATACGGCAAAAGACGTCGCCGCATTAGAAGTCATTGTCGACCTCATGAAAAACACTGTCAGTTATGAAGACAAGATATCTACTTACTGGAGCGGCAGTGGGGTCTTCGGGAAACCTACGAAAGGTGTACCTCTCCATCCAGATGGCACCAACTCCATCCAAGTCCATATTGAAATACCTTATGACACACAATTCGGTAAAAAACGATCTCCACTCGAACCTTTGAGAGTAAGAAAAGTTTTTTCCGCAAAAATGTCTACACCAGTTGATTTGGAGTACCAAGTGCATTCTTTCGAAAGTTCCGGAGAAGTCCCGGTTACTGATGCTAGTGCTATAGATTCGTTATCTCCAGGAATGTATTTGCTAGTTGATAAACCTAAAGATGGGTATGCTTTGAAGCCTGTTACAGCAAAACTAGATTTATCTAATGTCAAACCTAGACAGCTAGCTAATAGCTCAAGTAATGGTGAAACGACTAGGCCTGACGATATGAAAAGCATAGCTAAAGTGACGCTTAGCAAGAATTTCATAGCAGCAGTGAATAAACAGTTGATTGAAATGTATGATAATATAACTAGGAGTCGTAACAGTAATATAAGACAAGCAAGGAGTAACAAAGATGAAGATGCTGAGAAAAAAGGCTACAGGTACAAGAAAATTATTGATTGGGATGCTATTAAGAGATATTTTGGTGACAACGATCGTGTTTGTAATTGCAAATGTAAGCCGAATAAAACTATGTGCAGAGCCTGCGCAGCCAGTGATGCGGTTATAGAAGAACTAGTTTTCGAATTTGAAAACCTAGGACAGTATATGAAAGACCACTGTACTGAGATACAAACGTTTTTCTCTATGAATCCGAGTGGAGGGCTGAAGTTAAGAGATGCTGTTCACAAGATTGATAGAAGTTTGCAAGATTATTCGAAACGAGTTCGTGGTAAATGCCAAGGGAGGACTTGTAAGACTCTTGGTACTTGTATAGACAAACGACAGGTTACTAAAACGCTCAAAGTTGTTAAAGAAACTGTAGTAACGCAGCTTATGAGTGATCTTTTAGCCGTAGCAGATGATTTGAACAAAACATTAGCAATGAAGGCATGTATcaataagaaattaaaacatGGCGGCGATAAAATGATGCGTGCATTCAACGGTTGTATATCTCGTAGGATATTTCAAAAACGATGCGcaactaaaaagaaaaagtttgtcAAAAATGTGTATTCTTTAGATAGTATCaatgttaatataatttgtaatccTACCGAGAGTTATGGACAATCCATGAACTCAGGTTTAGAGATTTTAAGAACTACAGATGGGATATACGATTATACAGTTGACGAGAAATCTGATAAGAAGAAAAAACGCAAAGGCTTAAGGAATTTATTTCCAAAACGTAATAAGAAAGACAAAGGTGCTACAAGCTTGAATAAAAGCACTAAGTCATCTAAACGTAGCTTTAAAAGAGAGACTGAGAGTCAGATAGAAGTGCCTTTGATTTCTGATACTGGTGGTAATTTTTGGGTCGATTATATCAACCGTGGTAAAGACGAAGTCAGGCAAGCGAGAGATATGAAACCACCTGATATTGTTCTAACATCTTCAACGCCAAAATCTTTTTATTCTGTAACAGGATCGGTGATAGAATCTGGAACGGTGACACCGTCTAAAAACACTAATATGAACTTTTGGGTAGATTATATCACATCTACTAAGAAACCAAGATTAGCGGAATTATCTTTGGAAGAAAGTACAAGTGATAAATTTAGTATTACGGATGCTGAAAAATCTGTTACAGCGAGCACATTTGGAAATGGTGATTTTGTTTCGTACTCTGAAAAATCAATAAGAGAAGATCCGAGTTTTTACAAGAATACGCACAAAGAATACTTCGAAAGCACAACGGATTTTTTAACATACAACATTAACCAACTTCTCCATCTATTTGGCAGTCTTCAAGAATCAGATATTAACAGTCTGGGAAATTCAACTTTGCTTTACAAAAGTGAAAAACATTCTACAGTCAAAATGAGGCCTGCTGATCCCAATATGACTGAAGTAAGCAATAAAGACGATGTTAAAACTACTATAGATGTCAAACCTTTGactgaaagtaaaaaaacagATGTCACTGAAACAAAAACGACCATGATATCAGAGGCAACAAAAAAactcacaaaaacaaacaaacaacacgATTTTGATATACCAAAATCGACGGATGAAATGCAAAAAATTTTGGACGATAAAATCTCTCATTATCATTCAAATATGTTCAATATTACTAAAGAAAATGAGTTAACCACTGCTaacgtaaaaaataaagcatCTACATTAAAAACTGAAGCTGAAGAAGCTGAAAAAATCGCTATAATTTCAGGCTCTGAAACTAGTACTAGTGCAACACGTACATCTACGCCTAAAGCAACAAAACGCAGTACTAAACCGACTACTTTAAAAAAGACTACGACTAAACCAACAACAAAAACGACCACTTTAAAACCGCGAACAACTGGTAAAACAACAGCAACGacaaataaaatgacaattacTATCAAACCGAGTAAAAAAGGCTTTTTCAGTAAACAATTGGAGACGACCATGAAATTTCTTGGTTTGAGTAAAAAGCCTCAAAAAGATTCACGAGATACAGAACACGTTACAAATGCTATGAATATTATAACTTTACAAGATAGCACTTCTTGTAAAAACCCtactatattaataataaatgaatatgatAATAATCTGAATGATGAAGCATTGAGTGCTCGCAATAAGAATCCTGATGGATATAAGAATTTGTTGTTATCTATAATTCAGTATGAGACCAATAGATTGAATGATGAATGGCAAAGAATTGCGTATGGGAATGAACCTGCTAATGAAGAAGGGTACAAAAGAAGTATTGATCTTGAAGGTCCTAG ACCTACCTTCCCATCAATAATCAACAAGAACTTAAACGAGAGCCCGTTAAAGAGCATAAAGACAAAGATaatgggtttgattcccgacaTAGACATCCCGGAACCCAAGGAGGATGCAGAGGAGACGAAGCACCAGGGCTTCTTGAAGAAGTTCGCCAGGAAGATGGGCATGAAGATAGTCCCGTGCAAGAAGAATGACAAG GCAGTCAAGCAGTCAAACATTTCAAAGTTCGTGGACATTAAAGTAAAGGCGAAGCAGAACTACTATCGTGATCCAG AGGCCAATGAGCTTAGTCGTCTCCGCCGTACCATCTGCGACCTCCAAGCGACCTTCAACCGTGTCACTCGGCTCCACAAACAACTAAATGGGAAAAGCTTTGAATCATTTGTGAAGAACATACCATGTTTTAGAAGAAAACGGCTGAAAAAGAGTCTTTTTGTGCACTATAGGAGTGGTGGGATGAAATGGGATTGGGTTCGAAGTAAACGGTCTATTGGTCGAGCAAAATTGAGGAGTAATGGGATCGGTGGGATTTATTGTGATGTGTACGAGACGTTTGTGAAAGGGGACGATGGGATCTATAGGATTGTGGGCAGGAAGAAGAGGAATGCTGCAAGAAGGGCTATGGATGTGAAGTTGAGGATATTGCCGCGGTTGAAGACTAGTGAG AATGATCGTTACGTGATGGTAGGCGACTCCGTGACGCTGGACTGCCGGCCCCGCCACCAGCGCACCGCCGCGCTCCGGCCCCGGTACTCGTGGAAGACTGACCGTAAGAACATGCTGGATCATGACAACGTGGAGGTCGACGAGTTCACGGTCACTATAAAGAAGGCCGGCGCGAGGAATAGCGGACGATATACTTGTCAATtg GATCAAGTGATACAGAAAGATATCAGGGTGAACGTGGTGACTCTGCCAGCGTTTGACATGGTCTTCCTGCCGACTTACAGGACCAAGAGTGAATGTACTTATGAG GATTTAAAAGCCATCCAGCACTTAGGACATACGATGTCGAAGGAGATTGGATGCGGGAACGTGTGCTCTATACGGATAGACGAGCCTATGTGTCAGTTAGACAGG GGTACAAACCACTCTGTAATCAAATCAACAGCGGTGCTCAGTATGATTCCCCAACATGTTAAGTGCAGTGTTCAGTGTAGAAGAGACCTGCTGTCTTCTCTAGTCCGCCTGGCCGTGGCCAACTTGCCCGCTCTAGCGAGGATGAGAG TGGTATTGAACAAAGACGGCGTCAATGAAACTTTGAGGCCTTGCAGAGATATAAGCAGACCTATGGCTACTCACGTTCTACGAAAAAAAG ATTCGAGCGGTCACCGCGAGTACCATAAGTTGTCGTCCAGGATCCAGCCCGGTCAGATACACATGGTCACCAACTGTGACGCTGGCTTCTACCTACTACCGAGCCAGAAGATTTGtg TGTCCTGCCCAGCCAACACGAGTTCCTCAGTTGGCGACAACACATGCACGCCGTGTCCGACGGGCACTAGCTCGGAGCCCGGCGCCACTCGCTGCCACGGCGACTACAACCGACTGCGCAGGTACGAAGTACGTATGTTACATGTCTACAAGAAGaaactatacagggtgtcccataactcaacgataatccgagacaggatgaaaggccaagtcataccggttctagga TGGTGGTGGTACCCTCCATGTGGGTACGCCATGGCGTGTGTTGCCGTGGTGTGCGCTTGCAGCTGCTGCGTGGCGCTCGCGCTGATGGTGCACCTGCTGTCCAGGGCGGCTGATGAGGGCGAGGAGCTGAGGGCTGCTAGAG CGACCAAGCCGCCCGAGGTGGTAAGCAGATACGTGCACGCGGCTCGTCGTCCACTGTCGCCCTCTCGCGTCATCCTGGCGCGGTTCTTCAGACCCTCGCTCACCTCCTCACGAGCTACTGCCGTAG ACTCGCAAGAAACGAAATTTGAGCTCTGGAAGGAGAGAAACATACCCCCGCCGCTGCCACCGATTGACTTTGATAGTAACGCTAGCTGA
- the LOC142984355 gene encoding uncharacterized protein LOC142984355, with the protein MSTLPEYITKPTTKLTTKFPSTPEFLGTAEIEELLNDIKAKALQSVVENTPTLADMITNTATEVIFREESTSALRSEVYDEQQSFTEKEIFSHRTLGRENPDSLHKPVLVIDPEPHYLVTRSLKDDTMTIAHNNLTKPDKLTVKHSTSKATKMKTTSHIATTTSPKRMRGEKKSVKAKNTVKPSQPTPRTMDDYMMLTLYEQMLEKTHEDNIMKMLATAKLPLKKRMQQHCGLSKRNSETLTDLKLKEDVEKNDDDILIPDYDYAGSTSPYFDTEYTPTERSESDYATTDGTSYQELCDKISYKDFVNGYKYYLKFQKDQAKQNFSALVRYQAHKHHSVDDIGKYILEKIPQLPSEVNASIPNSRIRRFFEDMYIDDQEMSTKSDESWFKKYFYIFIDNDPTKKFHQSQTVPLKTPVNEVETTFLYPASSTAFDTPTSVFEASSTEPYSSMMMQFDDDVVETSPEPEQTPKISLAELSKSLDEIRKTNLNSIEDTTQTTSPTKGISDIMGFNTIPLNFVHKIFRHKRKRLSTEISTQFDSERIKRASDNATSIEDIESSTTPKMTETTKKYGYLDIDVVPVAEKAKTTTTKKSRIKEFFKKLVPHHKVKPKRDARIPRFNPLKRIKEIFKPKSAKANASSFTLDYDLLTSHADNLKPLKYKINIEQMKQQVPNISDINNIDSFGMPITTTPKADFLPVPKQKEKYLLKVNENKNFLHLHPDRSLIPVGSTYIKTAAPVTTAAERVCIKEGDRKILSVYVKPGKPDFVRTVSMTESPRLMTLADLRLELDKIRYKLSRRRDKPERRMFRINALTLNPMTYHRRMKYKKKKMENLERLSDDYISVSDDRLISDYLQEDNLPSPKLKTTKPDSTTTTPTTPPLDQTEENTTKLKYYDYFNDLLMWHNDILHLDKVPKPLFKEFKSDSDFLHFTPTK; encoded by the exons ATGTCAACTTTGCCAGAGTACATCACAAAACCTACGACGAAACTGACAACTAAGTTCCCTTCGACGCCCGAGTTCCTTGGCACGGCTGAGATTGAAGAACTGCTCAATGATATAAAAGCTAAGGCTTTACAAAGCGTAGTAGAAAACACGCCTACTCTAGCTGACATGATAACTAACACTGCAACTGAAGTTATATTCAGAGAAGAATCCACTTCAGCTCTTCGATCAGAAGTCTACGATGAACAGCAAAGTTTCACTGAAAAAGAGATTTTCAGCCACAGAACACTTGGACGAGAAAATCCAGACAGTTTGCACAAACCTGTCTTAGTTATCGACCCGGAGCCGCATTATTTAGTTACAAGATCGTTAAAAGATGATACAATGACGATAGCTCATAAT aatttaacgAAACCGGACAAACTGACGGTGAAACATTCTACAAGCAAGGCTACAAAGATGAAAACGACGTCACATATAGCAACTACTACATCTCCTAAACGTATGAGAGGTGAAAAGAAGAGTGTTAAAGCAAAGAATACTGTGAAACCTTCTCAACCGACTCCTCGAACAATGGATGATTACATGATGCTGACACTTTACGAACAGATGTTAGAAAAAACTCATGAAGATAACATCATGAAAATGCTTGCTACTGCAAAACTACCTTTAAAGAAACGAATGCAGCAACACTGTGGCTTGTCCAAAAGAAATTCTGAGACTTTGACCGATTTGAAATTAAAAGAAGATGTTGAAAAAAAcgatgatgatattttgatacccgattATGATTACGCGGGGTCTACTTCTCCGTACTTCGACACTGAATATACCCCCACGGAAAGATCTGAATCGGACTACGCTACGACCGACGGTACGAGTTACCAAGAACTATGTGATAAGATTTCTTATAAAGACTTTGTTAATGGatacaaatactatttaaaatttcaaaaagatCAAGCTAAACAGAATTTTTCTGCTCTAGTTAGGTACCAGGCGCACAAACACCACAGCGTTGATGATATCGGCAAATATATCTTGGAAAAAATACCACAATTGCCTTCGGAAGTTAACGCTTCCATACCTAATTCCAGAATCAGGAGATTCTTCGAAGATATGTATATAGATGATCAAGAAATGTCTACAAAAAGCGACGAGTCTTGGTTCAAAAAGTATTTCTATATATTCATAGATAATGACCCGACGAAAAAATTTCATCAGTCACAAACTGTTCCTTTGAAAACTCCTGTAAATGAGGTAGAGACTACTTTTTTATATCCGGCGTCTAGTACTGCGTTTGATACTCCTACAAGTGTGTTTGAAGCTTCAAGTACGGAACCTTATAGTTCTATGATGATGCAGTTCGATGATGATGTGGTAGAAACCTCGCCGGAGCCAGAACAGACCCCTAAAATCAGTTTGGCTGAACTGTCAAAGTCTTTGGATGAGATTAggaaaactaatttgaattcTATCGAAG ATACCACACAAACCACAAGTCCCACAAAAGGCATATCAGACATAATGGGCTTCAACACAATACCACTAAACTTTGTCCACAAAATATTTCGTCACAAACGCAAAAGACTGAGCACAGAAATATCAACACAATTTGATTCTGAAAGAATAAAGCGAGCAAGTGACAATGCTACTTCTATAGAAGACATTGAATCTTCAACTACACCCAAAATgactgaaacaacaaaaaaatacggctATCTGGATATAGATGTGGTACCTGTAGCTGAAAAAGCTAAAACAACGACTACTAAAAAGAGTAGAATAAAAGAATTCTTTAAGAAATTAGTTCCTCATCATAAGGTGAAACCTAAACGAGATGCAAGGATTCCTAGGTTTAATCCTTTAAAGAGAATCAAGGAGATTTTCAAACCTAAGTCAGCGAAAGCGAACGCATCGTCTTTCACACTAGACTACGATTTGTTGACGAGTCACGCTGATAATTTAAAacctttgaaatataaaattaatattgagcaAATGAAACAGCAGGTGCCTAATATaagtgatataaataatattgatagtttCGGTATGCCAATAACTACGACGCCGAAAGCGGATTTTTTGCCCGTTCCGAAGCAGAAAGAGAAATACTTGTTGAAAGTGAATGAAAATAAGAACTTCTTGCATTTACATCCAGATCGGAGCCTTATACCGGTTGGTTCAACGT ATATAAAAACTGCGGCACCGGTAACAACAGCAGCTGAGCGAGTCTGTATCAAAGAAGGCGACAGGAAAATACTATCAGTATATGTAAAACCAG gtaAACCGGATTTCGTACGAACAGTATCAATGACAGAGTCTCCCCGGCTCATGACATTAGCAGACCTTCGCTTAGAACTAGACAAGATTAGATACAAGCTGTCCAGAAGGCGGGACAAGCCGGAGAGAAGAATGTTCAGAATCAACGCACTGACTCTCAACCCGATGACTTATCACAGAAGAATGAaatataagaagaagaagatggAGAATTTGGAGAGGCTTA GTGACGACTACATAAGCGTAAGCGACGACCGTCTCATCAGCGACTACCTCCAAGAAGACAACCTGCCATCACCCAAACTGAAAACGACTAAACCAGACTCGACCACGACCACCCCCACCACCCCCCCTTTAGACCAGACAGAAGAAAACACAACCAAACTGAAATATTACGACTATTTCAACGACCTACTAATGTGGCACAACGATATACTACACCTAGACAAAGTCCCTAAACCTTTATTCAAAGAATTTAAATCAGATTCAGATTTTTTACACTTTACACCAA CGAAATAG